From one Perca flavescens isolate YP-PL-M2 chromosome 19, PFLA_1.0, whole genome shotgun sequence genomic stretch:
- the cited1 gene encoding cbp/p300-interacting transactivator 1 gives MTSLLFPGNAHAAMKDLSSSSTPLSSLLHYPSSKTSAVPFSPSAGAAASPGSTLSSAPLSKPQPFCLQTGPHLLASMQLQKLNSHYQNLTGASAGHPAPGGAQRGFSASPLGTGNQLLGPSGGLGGGGLGVGISMANQSSGAGGIIDFDPVDEEVLMSLVVELGLDRANELPELWLGQNEFDFMSDVPAGC, from the coding sequence ATGACCTCACTGCTGTTTCCTGGCAACGCCCACGCTGCGATGAAGgacctctcctcttcctccactccTCTCAGCTCCCTGCTCCACTACCCGTCCTCCAAAACCTCCGCTGTGCCGTTCTCCCCATCTGCCGGTGCCGCCGCCTCGCCCGGGTCAACGCTGTCGTCGGCGCCGCTCTCCAAACCGCAGCCCTTCTGCCTCCAGACGGGGCCGCACCTCCTCGCCAGCATGCAGCTGCAGAAGCTCAACTCGCACTACCAGAACCTCACCGGCGCTTCTGCCGGACACCCAGCACCCGGTGGCGCTCAAAGGGGCTTCAGCGCCTCGCCTCTGGGCACGGGAAACCAGCTTCTGGGGCCGTCTGGAGGCCTCGGCGGAGGTGGGCTGGGCGTCGGCATCAGCATGGCCAACCAAAGCTCCGGCGCAGGTGGAATTATCGACTTTGACCCCGTGGACGAGGAGGTTCTCATGTCTCTGGTGGTGGAGCTGGGTTTGGACCGAGCCAACGAGCTGCCCGAGCTCTGGCTGGGTCAGAACGAGTTTGACTTCATGTCAGACGTGCCGGCCGGGTGCTGA